A portion of the uncultured Cohaesibacter sp. genome contains these proteins:
- a CDS encoding phage tail protein: MSEIFVIDGLVVEGWLFGNLTVGENTTGGTVRKEILGAKARHEKTKIGDDTLEISGKIAPKTFGGLQHMSYLQSACRDSMPVYVTRGGVNPMGWFIVTNISNGHRHIDVDGTGRLVDFSIQLEATESPSALGIVSTVLNRITSIIGELFR, translated from the coding sequence ATGTCGGAAATTTTTGTGATCGACGGGCTGGTCGTCGAGGGGTGGCTCTTTGGCAATCTGACGGTTGGTGAGAATACCACCGGCGGAACGGTGCGCAAGGAGATCCTTGGCGCAAAGGCGCGTCATGAGAAAACCAAGATCGGGGACGATACGCTGGAAATTTCCGGCAAGATCGCCCCCAAAACATTCGGCGGACTGCAACATATGAGCTATTTGCAGTCCGCTTGTCGGGACTCCATGCCGGTCTATGTAACACGCGGCGGGGTCAATCCCATGGGCTGGTTTATCGTTACCAACATCAGCAATGGTCACCGCCATATCGATGTGGATGGCACCGGTCGGCTGGTTGATTTTTCAATCCAGCTGGAGGCCACAGAAAGCCCATCGGCGCTGGGCATCGTTTCCACAGTCCTCAATCGCATCACGTCGATCATTGGCGAGCTTTTCAGGTGA
- a CDS encoding tail protein X yields MANYETVTVKTLGLNLSRLLWRHRSRLRVDGLLEATLDLNPGLSSEMELVIGTRIKIPYIEDDNSSITTEPIQVFS; encoded by the coding sequence ATGGCCAATTATGAAACCGTCACAGTCAAGACCCTTGGCCTCAATCTGTCGCGACTTCTGTGGCGACACCGGAGCAGGTTGAGGGTCGACGGCCTTCTGGAGGCAACGCTTGATCTCAATCCGGGGCTGTCCAGCGAAATGGAGCTGGTGATCGGGACAAGGATCAAGATCCCCTACATCGAGGATGACAATAGCTCGATCACGACCGAGCCGATCCAGGTTTTCAGCTGA